The sequence CGATTCGCCGCGGAGAACGGCAAGCAGCTCGAAGGGTTCACGCCCGACGCGCTGGAGTTCATCCACGCCTACCGCTGGCCCGGCAACGTCCGCGAGCTGAAGAACGCGATCGAGCGGGCGGTGATCCTCGCCCAGGGGAGCCAGATCACCCTGCGCGATCTACGGGCGCACGAGCTGATCGCCACGGAGGACCGGGAGGTGCGCATCCCCATCGGCACCTCGCTGGAGCAGGCCGATCGCACGCTCATCCTCAAGACCTTCTCGTTCGTCAACGGCGATCACCAGAAGGCGGCCACCCTCCTCGGTGTGGACGAGGAGACCCTCCGTAGTCAGCTCTCGACCTTCATCGGAACGGACGCCGTCACGACCTGATCCCGGTGGTTCGGAGAACGAGCTCGATTCACTGGACGAGGTCGGGGCGGCAGCGAGGGGTGGGCGCTGGAGGTTACGGCGCCCCCCCTTTTTTCGCGTCGTTTCGTTGCAACTTCCTCGTTCGACCAGCTATTTGCTTTGCTCCCCCTGGCACCGCGCTTGCGCTAAGAAGGGGCGCGAACCACGCTTGTGAGGTCTTTATGATACAGATGGCGGTGCCGAGAGTCCTGGTCATCGAGGATGACGAAGGCGCGCGCAACGCCCTCGCCAGCCTGCTCAGCGACGAAGGCTACGCCGTCTCCACGGCCAGCGGGGGAGTCGAGGGGGTTTCGCTCGCGCGAAGCTTCTGGCCGCACGTCGTCATCTGCGATTATTCATTGCCCGACATCGACGGGCTGGAGGTCATGCGGCGCTTGCGTTCGGCCGGCCGCGACTACTTCTTCATCATCGTGACGGCGGGGCGATTCGATCACCTGGGTGAGCGGCACCTGCGCTCGGAGGCCGACGTCTTTCTCGACAAGCCGGTCGATCTCGCCGAGTTGCGTACCGCCCTCGTCCGAGCCACGTCCGAATCGGGATCCGCTCGCGCCCTCAACTGAAAGGAACCGCTTCATGGCAGAGCACGACAACGTTCCGTACATCGTCATCGAGCGCCACAGCGGGGGGGCGACTCCTTTTCTCTGGGGACTTCTGCTTGGCGCTGCCGCTGCGCTGCTCTTCGCTCCCCGTTCGGGGGAGGAGACTCAGGAAGAGATCCGGCGCCGCGCCCAGCGGCTTCGCAATGCGGCGGGGGACCGCGTCAGCG is a genomic window of Longimicrobiaceae bacterium containing:
- a CDS encoding response regulator, which gives rise to MIQMAVPRVLVIEDDEGARNALASLLSDEGYAVSTASGGVEGVSLARSFWPHVVICDYSLPDIDGLEVMRRLRSAGRDYFFIIVTAGRFDHLGERHLRSEADVFLDKPVDLAELRTALVRATSESGSARALN